One genomic region from Chionomys nivalis chromosome 17, mChiNiv1.1, whole genome shotgun sequence encodes:
- the Mb gene encoding myoglobin — protein sequence MGLSDGEWQLVLNAWGKVEADLAGHGQAVLIGLFKAHPETLDKFEKFKNLKSEDDMKGSEDLKKHGCTVLTALGGILKKKGQHAAEIQPLAQSHATKHKIPVKYLEFISEVIIDVLKSKHSDFGADAQGALGKALELFRNDIAAKYKELGFQG from the exons ATGGGGCTCAGTGACGGGGAGTGGCAGCTGGTGCTGAATGCCTGGGGGAAGGTGGAGGCTGACCTTGCCGGCCATGGACAGGCTGTGCTCATCGG GCTGTTTAAGGCTCACCCTGAGACCCTGGATAAGTTTGAAAAGTTCAAGAACCTGAAGTCTGAGGATGATATGAAGGGCTCTGAGGACCTGAAGAAGCATGGCTGTACCGTGCTCACAGCCCTGGGTGGCATCCTGAAAAAGAAGGGACAGCATGCTGCAGAGATCCAGCCTCTGGCCCAGTCACATGCCACCAAGCACAAGATCCCCGTCAAGTACCTGGAG TTTATCTCAGAAGTCATCATCGACGTCCTGAAGAGCAAACATTCCGACTTCGGAGCAGATGCTCAGGGCGCCTTGGGGAAGGCCCTGGAGCTGTTCCGGAATGACATTGCCGCCAAGTACAAGGAGCTGGGCTTCCAGGGATAA